In Primulina eburnea isolate SZY01 chromosome 3, ASM2296580v1, whole genome shotgun sequence, one DNA window encodes the following:
- the LOC140827199 gene encoding uncharacterized protein, with the protein MYDRFQRLCPKKFFGTTDPFAEGLIQSLEVHFRFLNMGDAGRVWCATYMLRDDASLWWEGAEHGVDLATRTWVQFKNIFYEKYFTADIRERLKREFMTLHRGDTTVAEFVRKFDKGCDFLPRATEAPEKLRHFMDGLRPTIRRDVMMRRPADYAAATAYAFQAEHALKCIDFEMQRKWQQH; encoded by the coding sequence ATGTATGATCGTTTCCAAAGGCTATGTCCAAAGAAATTTTTTGGCACCACCGACCCGTTTGCTGAGGGTTTAATTCAATCTCTTGAGGTGCATTTCCGTTTTCTGAATATGGGAGATGCTGGCCGAGTTTGGTGTGCTACGTATATGCTGCGAGACGATGCTTCTCTTTGGTGGGAAGGAGCTGAGCATGGAGTTGATCTAGCCACCCGCACTTGGGTGCAATTCAAGAACATTTTCTATGAGAAGTATTTTACTGCTGACATCCGAGAACGTTTGAAGAGGGAATTTATGACTCTCCATCGGGGAGACACGACTGTGGCTGAGTTCGTTAGGAAGTTTGATAAGGGTTGTGACTTCTTACCCCGTGCTACAGAAGCTCCTGAGAAATTAAGGCACTTTATGGATGGCCTTCGACCTACCATACGCCGCGATGTGATGATGAGGCGACCGGCGGATTATGCAGCTGCCACTGCCTACGCATTCCAAGCTGAGCATGCCCTAAAATGTATTGATTTTGAGATGCAGCGCAAGTGGCAGCAGCACTAG